The Miscanthus floridulus cultivar M001 chromosome 17, ASM1932011v1, whole genome shotgun sequence genome has a window encoding:
- the LOC136515281 gene encoding uncharacterized protein produces the protein MAAVCSKQGGLFFVDGPSGTGKTFLYSVLLAKLRNQDKLVVAIATSRVAAAIMLGGRTAHSHFKIPLTLQEGSCCSFTKQSGTAKLLQQATLIIWDGASMTKRQNMEALDSSLRDIMDRSNLPFGGKTVVLGGDFRQVLPVVRKGSRAQIVGASLRMSYLWESMRHLKLVRNMRAQSDPWFADYLLRIGGGTEEVNRDGNVRIPDEICVPYSGDAEKDLHTLIDIIFPDLNANMEGKDYITTRVILSTRNDWVDMINMKMIDMFQGGEMVYHSFDSTVDDPHNYYPSEFLNSLTPNGLPPHVLKLKLGCPIILLRNIDPANGLCNGTMLVVRGFRRNTIDAEIMVGQHAGKRVFIPRILLCPSDDEMFLFQFKRKQFPIRLSFAMTVNKS, from the coding sequence ATGGCCGCTGTTTGCAGCAAACAAGGCGGGTTGTTCTTTGTGGATGGACCTAGTGGGACAGGAAAGACATTTTTGTATAGTGTACTTCTCGCAAAACTACGCAACCAGGACAAGCTTGTCGTGGCTATAGCTACATCTAGAGTCGCAGCAGCCATAATGCTAGGTGGGAGGACGGCCCACTCGCATTTCAAGATACCCCTCACTCTTCAAGAGGGCAGTTGCTGTAGCTTCACAAAACAGAGTGGTACTGCCAAGTTGCTGCAGCAAGCAACTCTCATAATTTGGGACGGGGCATCTATGACAAAGAGGCAAAATATGGAAGCACTAGACAGCAGCCTACGGGATATAATGGACCGGTCAAACCTACCATTTGGTGGAAAGACTGTTGTCCTTGGTGGGGATTTCAGACAGGTCCTCCCTGTTGTGCGGAAAGGATCTAGAGCTCAAATAGTCGGTGCTTCTCTACGAATGTCGTATCTTTGGGAATCCATGCGCCACCTAAAGCTCGTCCGCAACATGAGGGCTCAGAGTGACCCGTGGTTTGCAGATTATCTATTGCGCATTGGTGGTGGAACGGAAGAGGTTAACAGAGATGGCAATGTACGTATTCCAGACGAGATATGTGTCCCGTACTCTGGAGATGCCGAGAAAGATCTTCATACATTGATCGACATCATCTTTCCTGATCTAAATGCAAACATGGAGGGCAAAGACTACATCACCACCAGAGTGATTTTATCTACACGTAACGATTGGGtggacatgatcaatatgaaaatgaTTGATATGTTCCAGGGCGGCGAGATGGTGTATCACAGTTTTGACTCCACGGTAGATGATCCACATAACTATTATCCATCAGAGTTCCTTAACAGTTTGACCCCCAACGGGCTGCCTCCACACGTCTTGAAGCTCAAGCTCGGGTGTCCTATcatattgcttaggaatattgaccCTGCCAATGGGCTATGCAACGGTACAATGCTGGTGGTGCGGGGGTTTCGAAGAAATACAATCGACGCTGAAATTATGGTGGGGCAGCATGCTGGGAAGCGGGTATTCATTCCTCGAATACTGTTATGCCCGTCTGATGACGAGATGTTCCTGTTCCAGTTTAAGAGGAAGCAGTTTCCTATCAGGCTGAGCTTTGCCATGACGGTCAACAAGTCATAG
- the LOC136518028 gene encoding pseudouridine-5'-phosphate glycosidase-like — MPIVVAPEVAVVALESTIICHGMPYPKNLQTAMEVEAIVRDNGAIPATIAILDGVPHVGLNSEQLKRLAISGRQFQKTARRDIAHVVASGGNGATTVSATMFFAHKVGIPIFVTGGIGGVHRHGEQTMDVSSDLTELGKTPVAVVSAGVKSILDIQRTLEYLETQGVTVAAYRANEFPAFFTEISGCQVPCRVDSPEECAKIIYANKNLHLGSGILIAAPIPKQHAASGKIIESAIQTALKEAEDKRIIGNAITPFMLERVKQLTGGSSLEANIALVKNNALIGANIAVALSNLQQREMNRMGRSAL; from the exons ATGCCGATCGTGGTGGCGCCGGAGGTCGCGGTCGTCGCCCTCGAGTCCACCATCATCTGCCACG GTATGCCGTACCCGAAGAATCTCCAGACCGCCATGGAGGTGGAGGCCATCGTCAGGGACAATGGGGCTATCCCTGCCACCATAGCCATCCTAGACGGAGTTCCCCATGTCG GCCTTAACAGCGAACAATTGAAGAGACTGGCTATAAGTGGAAGGCAATTTCAGAAGACGGCTAGAAGGGATATTGCCCATGTT GTCGCATCTGGTGGCAATGGCGCAACAACAGTTTCGGCCACTATGTTCTTTGCTCACAAG GTTGGCATACCGATTTTTGTTACAGGGGGAATAGGAGGTGTGCATAGACATGGTGAACAAA CTATGGATGTCTCCTCAGACTTAACTGAACTTGGAAAGACTCCTGTAGCTGTTGTATCGGCAGGTGTGAAGTCCATTTTGGACATACAGCGGACACTTGAATACCTG GAAACTCAAGGGGTTACAGTTGCTGCTTACAGAGCCAATGAATTTCCCGCATTCTTCACAGAAATTAGTGGATGCCAG GTGCCATGTCGTGTTGATTCTCCAGAAGAGTGTGCCAAAATAATAT ATGCAAACAAGAACCTACATCTTGGTTCTGGGATTCTTATTGCAGCGCCTATCCCCAAGCAGCATGCAGCTTCAGGGAAAATTATAGAGTCTGCAATACAGACAGCTCTAAAGGAGGCAGA GGATAAAAGGATAATAGGAAATGCGATCACTCCCTTCATGCTTGAAAGAGTAAAACAACTAACTGGAGGATCTTCCTTGGAAGCTA ATATTGCACTTGTTAAGAATAATGCTCTTATTGGTGCGAACATTGCTGTTGCCCTGTCTAATCTTCAGCAAAGAGAAATGAACA GAATGGGAAGATCCGCGTTGTAG